A genomic segment from Neobacillus sp. YX16 encodes:
- a CDS encoding spore germination protein — protein sequence MVTNHNNVSIGTISGGIVNFGGAIYISPISITKTIGGSGENNTSPDSEMCSEMDTENEPILKFPKRC from the coding sequence TTGGTCACAAACCATAATAATGTTTCAATTGGAACGATTTCAGGCGGCATTGTTAATTTTGGCGGTGCTATTTACATTTCACCCATCTCCATTACCAAAACCATCGGTGGCTCTGGCGAAAACAACACAAGCCCCGATTCTGAAATGTGTTCAGAAATGGATACCGAAAATGAGCCAATCTTGAAATTCCCAAAGCGATGCTAA
- a CDS encoding methylated-DNA--[protein]-cysteine S-methyltransferase, with the protein MKPTLYWTQLVYENWKLYMAATSKGLCYVGSQNKPFEELELWVNKHYPGSSLVQDDVVMQPYVAEFKEFLLGERTSFTISQELKGTDFQTEVWNALCQIPYGETWTYSDIANAIQRPTAVRAVGTAIGANPVLLTVPCHRVIGKNGKLTGFRGGLEMKEQLLKIEKENAK; encoded by the coding sequence ATGAAACCTACACTATATTGGACACAGTTGGTTTATGAAAATTGGAAACTATATATGGCAGCAACTTCTAAGGGACTTTGTTACGTGGGTTCGCAGAATAAACCTTTTGAGGAATTGGAGCTTTGGGTCAACAAACATTATCCAGGAAGTTCATTGGTTCAGGATGATGTCGTCATGCAGCCATATGTTGCTGAGTTTAAAGAATTCCTCCTAGGGGAACGTACTTCATTTACCATTTCCCAAGAATTAAAGGGAACAGATTTTCAAACAGAGGTGTGGAATGCACTTTGTCAAATTCCTTATGGAGAAACGTGGACATATTCCGATATTGCAAATGCAATTCAGAGGCCTACTGCAGTCCGTGCTGTTGGCACAGCAATTGGAGCAAATCCAGTCCTCTTAACGGTACCGTGTCATCGAGTTATTGGGAAGAACGGTAAACTGACCGGGTTTCGAGGTGGATTGGAAATGAAGGAGCAGCTTTTAAAAATTGAAAAAGAAAATGCAAAATAA
- a CDS encoding nucleobase:cation symporter-2 family protein, with product MKQHPFKIASLGIQHVLAMYAGAVIVPLIVGGALNLTGEQLTYLVSIDILMCGIATILQVWQNRFFGIGLPIVLGCTFTAVGPMIAIGGEYGVSSIYGSILVSGLIVVLIASFFSKLIKFFPPVVTGSVVTIIGITLIPVAMNNIAGGQGSPDFGSLSNISLAFGTLLFIILLYRFTKGFIRSVAILLGLAGGTIAAALMGKVNFAAVGDASWFHMVKPFYFGTPTFEWTPIITMTLVAIVSLVESTGVYFALSDITGRKLKETDLAKGYRAEGLAIMLGALFNAFPYTTYSQNVGLVQLSGVKTKNVIYTMGTMLIILGFVPKIGALTTVIPTPVLGGAMVAMFGMVIAYGIKMLSKVEFSSQENLLIIACSVGMGLGVTAVPDLFVQLPESVKILTNNGIVAGSLTAIFLNIVFNVARPRKQSQSSEVSGQSVAL from the coding sequence ATGAAACAACATCCATTTAAAATCGCATCTTTAGGAATTCAACATGTGCTAGCAATGTATGCAGGAGCCGTGATCGTTCCTCTTATCGTCGGAGGAGCTTTAAACCTTACTGGAGAACAATTAACCTATTTAGTGTCGATTGATATCTTGATGTGCGGGATTGCGACTATTTTACAAGTTTGGCAGAATCGCTTTTTCGGAATTGGCTTGCCGATCGTTTTGGGCTGTACGTTTACTGCAGTAGGACCAATGATTGCAATTGGCGGAGAATACGGTGTTTCATCCATTTACGGCTCGATCCTAGTCTCTGGATTAATTGTTGTCTTGATAGCCAGTTTCTTTAGTAAGTTAATTAAATTCTTCCCGCCTGTTGTGACGGGATCGGTTGTTACGATCATTGGCATTACCCTTATTCCAGTTGCGATGAATAATATCGCTGGCGGACAAGGAAGTCCTGATTTTGGCAGTCTTTCAAATATCAGTTTAGCTTTTGGAACTTTATTATTCATCATTTTGCTTTATCGTTTTACAAAAGGATTTATTCGTTCTGTTGCAATTCTTCTTGGTTTAGCAGGTGGAACAATTGCGGCTGCATTAATGGGTAAGGTGAATTTTGCGGCAGTTGGTGATGCGTCATGGTTCCATATGGTAAAGCCTTTTTATTTCGGTACTCCTACCTTTGAATGGACACCGATTATCACAATGACCCTTGTTGCAATTGTAAGTTTAGTAGAATCTACAGGTGTCTACTTCGCTCTAAGTGATATCACCGGAAGAAAGCTTAAGGAGACTGATTTAGCTAAAGGTTATCGTGCAGAAGGTCTTGCGATCATGCTTGGAGCTTTATTTAATGCATTCCCATATACAACCTACTCACAAAACGTAGGACTTGTACAACTTTCAGGTGTCAAAACTAAAAATGTTATCTATACAATGGGAACAATGTTAATTATCTTAGGATTCGTTCCTAAAATTGGTGCTTTAACAACAGTTATACCTACCCCTGTTTTAGGCGGAGCAATGGTGGCTATGTTCGGAATGGTTATTGCTTATGGAATTAAAATGTTAAGTAAAGTAGAATTTTCTTCACAGGAAAATCTGTTAATTATTGCTTGTTCTGTAGGAATGGGTCTTGGTGTTACCGCTGTTCCTGATTTATTTGTACAGCTTCCAGAAAGTGTGAAAATCCTAACCAATAATGGGATTGTTGCTGGAAGCTTGACTGCCATTTTCTTGAATATTGTGTTTAATGTCGCTAGACCAAGAAAGCAAAGTCAATCTTCAGAAGTTAGCGGCCAAAGTGTTGCTTTATAG
- a CDS encoding spore germination protein, producing the protein MLKLFFKKKFFSPKGDLSTKNQDPIPETKEKMSFEFRKRLQHSADILENEVGSSGITLFSIGTLIDKTMFHQDIIHPIKDLSFDSIQKVVEHLSVGEIDKSNQMEKVIKAALDGNVIIFLEGETSVLLAKIPSREGRSLSTAENETHVIGPQIAFTESLMTNISLIRNYIKDPDLCVENFVVGSRTNKSGAILYMSGIASEQMVNTLRQRIDGIKIDGILDSSVLLQLIEDKSLSIFPLMSLTERPDRVCDLLLKGKLAVLVDGSSLAIICPHTFMEFFYAIEDSNVNWQIGTFYRLLRLIALFFSVFLTATYVACITFHYEVIPQTLLITLSESRARVPFPPIIEALLLEFFLELLREAGARLPTKVGQTMGIVGGIVIGTAAVDAGFTSNILIIIIALAALGSFVTPSYSMGNVIRLLRFPLIILAGFWGLYGIMYGFCFLLLHLLRQSSLGSPYLSPFYPPRFADWKDSIIRLPLSFTYKRPDLTRPGNENKYDPEKAKEKN; encoded by the coding sequence GTGCTGAAATTGTTCTTTAAAAAGAAGTTTTTTTCACCTAAAGGTGATTTATCAACTAAGAACCAGGATCCTATTCCAGAAACAAAAGAAAAAATGTCGTTTGAGTTTAGAAAAAGATTACAGCATAGTGCTGACATTTTAGAGAATGAGGTTGGAAGTTCAGGGATTACCCTTTTCTCCATTGGTACATTAATCGATAAAACCATGTTTCATCAGGATATTATTCATCCAATAAAAGACCTTTCCTTCGATTCAATCCAAAAAGTAGTTGAGCATTTATCAGTTGGTGAGATTGATAAGTCAAATCAGATGGAAAAGGTGATCAAAGCTGCTTTAGACGGAAATGTAATCATTTTTTTAGAAGGAGAAACATCCGTTCTTTTAGCAAAAATCCCTTCCAGAGAGGGACGTTCATTATCAACAGCGGAGAATGAGACTCACGTTATTGGTCCTCAAATAGCCTTTACTGAAAGCCTTATGACAAATATCTCCCTTATCCGAAATTACATAAAAGATCCGGATTTATGTGTAGAAAATTTTGTGGTAGGGAGCCGCACAAATAAATCTGGTGCCATTCTGTATATGAGTGGGATTGCCTCTGAGCAAATGGTCAACACGTTAAGACAAAGAATCGATGGGATAAAAATAGATGGAATTTTAGATAGTTCCGTACTTTTACAGCTTATAGAAGATAAATCTTTATCCATTTTCCCTTTAATGTCGTTAACAGAGCGCCCGGATCGAGTTTGTGATTTGCTGTTAAAAGGGAAACTGGCGGTATTGGTTGATGGCAGCTCATTGGCTATCATTTGCCCTCACACTTTCATGGAATTTTTTTATGCTATAGAAGATAGTAATGTGAATTGGCAAATTGGAACATTCTACCGATTATTAAGATTAATCGCTTTATTTTTTTCCGTATTCCTTACCGCAACTTATGTTGCTTGTATCACCTTTCATTATGAAGTCATTCCTCAAACTTTGTTGATAACCCTTAGCGAGTCGAGGGCAAGGGTTCCGTTTCCACCTATTATTGAAGCTTTATTATTAGAATTTTTCCTTGAATTATTACGAGAAGCGGGCGCAAGATTGCCGACCAAAGTGGGTCAAACAATGGGTATTGTCGGAGGTATCGTGATTGGAACAGCAGCAGTAGACGCAGGGTTTACGAGCAACATTCTCATTATCATCATAGCCTTAGCCGCTCTTGGATCATTTGTTACACCGAGTTATTCAATGGGCAACGTCATTAGGCTATTGCGATTTCCTCTCATTATATTGGCTGGATTTTGGGGGCTTTACGGAATTATGTACGGCTTTTGCTTTTTACTACTGCACCTGTTACGGCAATCGAGCCTTGGGAGCCCTTATTTATCACCTTTTTATCCTCCGCGTTTCGCCGATTGGAAGGACAGTATTATTCGGCTGCCATTATCATTCACTTATAAAAGACCAGACCTAACGAGACCTGGAAACGAAAACAAATATGACCCTGAAAAGGCTAAAGAAAAAAATTGA
- a CDS encoding ATP-binding cassette domain-containing protein → MSSKTMIEAKKISKHFERKIALSSLSFSIKQGELVALIGPSGAGKTTLLNSIAGILSLEDGELLIDSKPLKDYKRGKRFAKKIGVIRQQFDLIGPLAVIHNVLAGKLSEWSLFKSLFSLLVPQDKESALTALERVGLKNKLYEITATLSGGEQQRVAMARLMVQNPEIILADEPVASLDPARADDVLSMLTKIVTEKNQTLLASLHSVEYAKKYFTRIIALKNGEIYFDLPTEEVTYEKLNELYQLKEQGSDD, encoded by the coding sequence ATGTCATCCAAAACGATGATTGAAGCAAAAAAAATATCAAAACATTTTGAGCGGAAGATAGCCCTATCTTCCCTTTCTTTTTCTATCAAGCAAGGTGAATTGGTTGCATTAATTGGACCAAGCGGTGCTGGAAAAACAACTTTGTTGAATTCTATTGCTGGAATTTTATCACTTGAGGACGGAGAACTCCTCATTGACAGTAAACCGCTCAAAGATTATAAACGAGGAAAAAGGTTTGCGAAGAAAATTGGTGTGATTCGTCAGCAGTTCGATTTAATTGGTCCTCTTGCTGTTATTCATAATGTCCTCGCAGGTAAATTATCAGAGTGGAGTCTTTTTAAATCGTTATTTTCCCTGCTAGTCCCCCAAGATAAAGAATCGGCATTAACAGCACTTGAAAGAGTCGGTTTAAAGAACAAACTTTACGAAATTACTGCTACACTTTCAGGTGGTGAACAACAGCGTGTGGCAATGGCAAGATTAATGGTACAAAACCCAGAAATCATTCTTGCAGATGAACCAGTAGCCTCACTCGACCCTGCAAGAGCAGATGATGTGCTCAGCATGCTGACAAAAATCGTTACTGAGAAAAATCAAACATTACTTGCCAGTCTGCATTCAGTAGAATACGCCAAGAAATACTTTACGAGAATCATTGCTCTCAAAAATGGTGAAATATATTTTGATTTGCCAACAGAAGAAGTAACATATGAAAAATTAAATGAATTATACCAACTAAAGGAGCAGGGTTCAGATGATTAA
- a CDS encoding ABC transporter permease subunit, which translates to MIKLIPSLRLHKRFILTLLLIMVFVWSLSSIQWNSELYHAGGIPTMLQIFEGLIQPNLDPVLLLVGLESAWITLAYAVAGMSLAIVYAFIVGVLASGTLTSSKLSRIISKVFFRGILGFTRSIHELIWAWLFVAAVGLSPYAAILALAIPYGGILGRIFADMLNDVPEQPILALKSAGSTRLQTLIYGYLPLIWSDFISYTMYRFECAIRSSAIMSFVGLGGLGFQIQIALADLKYDSVWTFVFFLIALVIFVDGWSNFVRKGLTEHKRRKGLNSGWLSVLFALLLIVASWFYITIGEKANLGELLSENNLEYASKFFGGLLGINQENPAFLNGESWSLALELTMETLEMSIMAIGFATIVAFITVIPAARNIANGSLTLQKNWYNRILYGVIRLFYIFSRSVPELVWAMMIIFIFKPGILPGALALALHNFGILGKLWAEVVEDMDPRPIRNLATAGASKIEILFYGILPIVLPRFLTYILYRWEVIMRTTIVVGFVGAGGLGMEFKLAMSYFDYTQITLLLLCYMILVIIADFASETTRKAVK; encoded by the coding sequence ATGATTAAGCTAATCCCCTCCCTTAGATTGCATAAAAGATTCATTCTTACTTTACTGTTGATCATGGTTTTCGTTTGGAGCCTTTCCTCTATACAGTGGAACTCAGAACTTTACCATGCTGGCGGGATTCCTACCATGCTGCAAATATTTGAAGGGTTAATTCAGCCAAATTTGGACCCTGTACTTTTATTAGTGGGATTAGAATCGGCTTGGATTACCCTTGCGTATGCGGTTGCTGGAATGTCGCTAGCGATAGTTTATGCTTTTATTGTTGGTGTATTAGCCTCAGGAACATTAACTTCCAGCAAATTATCGCGTATTATATCTAAAGTGTTTTTTCGAGGGATTTTAGGTTTTACTCGTTCGATTCATGAATTAATCTGGGCCTGGCTTTTTGTGGCAGCAGTTGGACTATCCCCCTATGCCGCAATCCTGGCACTAGCGATTCCATATGGTGGAATTTTAGGACGAATTTTTGCAGATATGTTAAATGATGTTCCAGAGCAGCCTATTCTCGCTTTGAAATCAGCAGGCTCCACCCGCCTGCAAACACTTATTTATGGCTATCTCCCATTGATTTGGTCAGATTTTATTAGTTATACCATGTACCGCTTTGAGTGCGCCATTCGTTCCTCAGCGATAATGAGCTTTGTTGGCCTTGGCGGTCTGGGTTTTCAAATCCAAATAGCACTTGCAGATTTGAAGTATGATTCCGTGTGGACATTTGTCTTTTTCCTTATCGCTCTCGTGATTTTTGTGGATGGTTGGAGTAATTTCGTCCGTAAAGGATTAACAGAGCATAAACGAAGGAAAGGACTAAATTCAGGGTGGCTCTCCGTCCTATTTGCACTTCTCTTAATTGTCGCTTCCTGGTTTTATATCACAATTGGTGAAAAAGCTAATTTAGGAGAATTATTATCAGAGAATAACCTGGAATATGCTAGTAAGTTTTTCGGTGGACTCCTTGGAATCAATCAAGAAAACCCAGCATTCCTTAATGGAGAAAGCTGGTCATTAGCGTTGGAACTGACAATGGAGACTCTTGAAATGAGTATCATGGCAATAGGCTTTGCAACGATTGTCGCTTTCATAACCGTTATTCCAGCCGCTAGAAACATAGCGAATGGAAGTCTTACCTTACAAAAAAATTGGTATAACAGAATACTTTACGGTGTAATCCGCCTTTTTTATATCTTTTCAAGATCGGTTCCAGAATTAGTTTGGGCAATGATGATTATTTTCATATTTAAACCTGGTATCTTACCCGGAGCATTAGCCCTTGCCCTTCACAACTTTGGTATTCTCGGTAAACTCTGGGCAGAGGTTGTCGAAGATATGGATCCAAGACCTATCCGCAACCTGGCAACTGCTGGAGCTTCAAAAATAGAAATCCTATTTTATGGAATTCTTCCGATAGTTCTCCCTAGATTTCTCACGTATATTCTCTATAGATGGGAAGTAATTATGAGAACGACCATTGTTGTTGGTTTTGTAGGTGCTGGTGGTCTGGGGATGGAGTTTAAACTAGCAATGAGTTATTTTGATTACACACAAATTACCTTATTGTTACTTTGTTATATGATTCTCGTCATCATTGCAGATTTTGCGTCTGAAACAACTCGAAAAGCAGTTAAATAA
- a CDS encoding VOC family protein — protein MNVIGFGGVFWRSSNIIELKKWYKEVLGIPLDNEWNGTIFPSKEGNDTIFSLFKEDSDYFPTEQQVMLNFQVEDMNECLKHLQKQGIPLLKEPEKSEFGTFTWIADPEGRRIELWEK, from the coding sequence ATGAATGTAATAGGTTTTGGTGGAGTCTTTTGGAGGTCTAGTAATATCATTGAACTAAAAAAATGGTATAAAGAGGTATTAGGAATACCTTTGGATAACGAATGGAATGGAACGATCTTTCCTTCTAAAGAAGGAAATGATACCATCTTTTCACTTTTTAAAGAGGATAGTGATTATTTTCCAACGGAGCAGCAGGTGATGTTGAATTTTCAGGTTGAAGATATGAATGAATGTTTAAAACACCTACAAAAACAAGGGATTCCTTTACTTAAGGAACCTGAAAAGAGTGAGTTCGGTACCTTTACTTGGATTGCAGATCCAGAGGGAAGACGAATTGAACTTTGGGAAAAATAA
- a CDS encoding GerAB/ArcD/ProY family transporter — protein MKVQYQPKPPFLLSTFLVIFIIHAIQVGIGVHGFQRVIFMEAKQDAWISVLIAGFATHIVVFVIIKTIQIYGSTDIYGIHHDVYGKWLGKAFNSVYILYCLWVFLIILKNYIEVMQTWVFPTVPVWLFSFSILLLVIYGVTGGIRMIVGVCFFSITLSIWMFGFIGYPLRFADFDHLLPVMESNLVSILKGTHKMTLTIIGFEILYVIYPYMENKDKVQKYAHMGIAATTFLYLILMLLAISYFSPGQLASTIWPTLSLFKIVKLPFIERTEYVAVTFWLLIILPNLMLYLWAAIRGAKRIFGIKTRRVLLVFTTIIFVSSLFINTRVKINRFNDFFASVAFYITFCYPFVLYAFARLKKKINAHKEKMK, from the coding sequence ATGAAGGTTCAATATCAACCAAAACCGCCATTTTTGTTAAGTACCTTTTTGGTAATTTTTATTATTCATGCAATACAAGTGGGGATTGGGGTACACGGTTTTCAACGTGTTATCTTTATGGAAGCGAAGCAGGACGCGTGGATTTCGGTTTTGATTGCAGGTTTTGCTACTCATATTGTGGTTTTTGTTATAATTAAAACTATACAGATATATGGTTCTACTGATATTTATGGTATACACCATGATGTTTATGGAAAATGGCTTGGAAAGGCATTTAACAGTGTATATATCCTATATTGCTTATGGGTATTTTTGATTATTCTTAAAAACTATATTGAGGTCATGCAAACTTGGGTTTTCCCAACAGTACCTGTCTGGCTGTTTTCATTTTCCATTCTGCTTTTAGTCATTTATGGGGTGACAGGCGGGATTCGAATGATTGTGGGAGTTTGTTTTTTTAGCATAACGCTTTCCATTTGGATGTTTGGATTCATTGGCTATCCTTTACGTTTTGCAGACTTTGATCACCTTCTCCCCGTGATGGAATCCAATTTGGTTTCCATTTTAAAGGGAACTCATAAAATGACTCTAACCATAATAGGCTTCGAAATCCTTTATGTAATATATCCTTATATGGAAAATAAGGATAAAGTTCAAAAATATGCTCATATGGGAATCGCAGCAACCACTTTCTTATATTTAATCCTTATGCTTCTAGCCATTAGCTATTTTAGTCCTGGGCAATTGGCAAGTACCATTTGGCCAACTCTTTCCCTATTCAAAATTGTTAAGCTCCCTTTTATCGAAAGAACAGAGTATGTTGCTGTAACTTTTTGGCTTCTTATCATTCTCCCCAATCTAATGCTTTATTTGTGGGCAGCTATACGTGGTGCTAAACGCATTTTTGGAATAAAAACGAGAAGAGTTTTGTTGGTTTTTACAACCATTATATTTGTAAGTAGTCTGTTTATTAATACACGGGTAAAAATCAATCGTTTTAACGATTTCTTTGCTAGCGTAGCTTTTTATATTACGTTTTGTTATCCGTTTGTTCTATATGCTTTCGCTAGACTAAAGAAGAAGATAAATGCCCATAAGGAGAAAATGAAATGA
- a CDS encoding Ger(x)C family spore germination C-terminal domain-containing protein yields MIESDSPKFKGGNERSHKTVAALDSIESNSNIKLINKDKPEFDIDIKLSARLLEITSSIDIGNPQNMKLIETEIGKSMKKDIEKLIAYCQSKNSDVFGLGDKYRSTVRHSNLTDEKWYIMYKNAKVNIKVDFSVIRTGLNE; encoded by the coding sequence TTGATTGAAAGTGATTCCCCAAAATTTAAGGGAGGGAATGAAAGGAGTCACAAAACGGTCGCAGCTTTAGATTCAATTGAAAGCAATAGTAACATCAAGCTGATAAACAAAGATAAACCCGAATTTGATATTGATATAAAACTTAGCGCTAGATTACTTGAAATAACTAGTTCGATTGATATTGGTAATCCCCAAAATATGAAGTTGATAGAAACCGAAATAGGGAAGAGCATGAAAAAGGACATTGAAAAACTCATTGCCTATTGTCAATCTAAAAATTCAGATGTGTTTGGCCTTGGGGATAAATATCGAAGCACTGTTCGTCACTCAAACCTTACGGATGAAAAATGGTACATAATGTATAAGAATGCTAAAGTCAATATAAAGGTGGATTTTAGTGTCATAAGAACTGGACTCAATGAATGA
- a CDS encoding putative selenate ABC transporter substrate-binding protein: MKKWLTSIILFMLVFSLAACGQTEDKAKEGNEGKEDKKTEEVFKIGAIPDQNAAFLQTGMEAVAKQLSEETGMKVEYVPSVDYAALVTGFQRGEIHLAWFGGLTSVQARNLVPDAESIVQRPRDAEFKSVFITQEGSGINTLADLKGKSFTFGSESSTSGHLMPRFFLAEEGIDANTDFNGKPNFSGSHDTTYKLIESGSFQAGALNISVWEAAVKEGKVDTSKVKVFYTTPDYYDYNWTINSNVADVFGSDAKQKVKESLLSMPGDTKEISDLFQTDKFIETKNENYEKIEKVAKDLEIIK, encoded by the coding sequence ATGAAAAAATGGTTAACGAGTATCATTTTATTTATGCTTGTTTTTTCATTGGCTGCTTGTGGGCAAACTGAAGATAAAGCAAAAGAAGGTAATGAAGGAAAAGAAGATAAAAAAACTGAGGAAGTATTTAAAATTGGTGCGATTCCCGATCAAAATGCAGCTTTCCTTCAGACAGGAATGGAAGCTGTTGCAAAGCAGTTAAGCGAAGAGACTGGTATGAAAGTCGAATATGTACCTTCTGTAGACTATGCAGCACTCGTTACAGGATTCCAACGCGGTGAAATACATTTAGCATGGTTTGGCGGTTTAACAAGTGTGCAGGCAAGAAATCTTGTGCCAGATGCAGAATCAATTGTTCAACGACCACGTGACGCTGAGTTCAAATCTGTATTCATTACCCAAGAAGGCTCAGGTATTAATACATTGGCTGATTTAAAAGGAAAATCCTTCACATTTGGCAGTGAAAGCTCTACCTCAGGACATTTAATGCCGCGTTTTTTCTTAGCTGAAGAAGGTATTGATGCTAACACTGACTTTAATGGAAAGCCTAACTTCTCAGGCTCTCATGATACAACGTACAAGTTAATCGAATCAGGTTCCTTCCAAGCTGGTGCGTTAAACATTTCTGTTTGGGAAGCAGCTGTAAAAGAAGGAAAAGTAGATACAAGCAAAGTGAAAGTATTCTATACTACACCAGATTATTATGATTATAACTGGACAATTAATAGCAATGTTGCAGATGTATTTGGAAGTGATGCTAAGCAAAAGGTAAAAGAATCACTCCTTTCTATGCCAGGCGACACTAAAGAGATTTCTGATTTGTTCCAAACAGACAAATTTATTGAAACAAAAAATGAGAACTATGAAAAGATTGAAAAGGTTGCCAAAGATTTAGAGATTATAAAGTAG
- a CDS encoding DUF3231 family protein, protein MSKCVISYYLQHVNDKYIKEILKNALTIGNEFLKDIKTIFEKEHFPIPIGFTEDDVNLGAPRLFADEFYLHYLKYVAKAGLSLYSTAIPLMLRKDVRDFILKCNQLTTDLLVTLNDTLKEKGYLTRPPVILIPEKVEFVQKESYFNGFLGHVRPLHGLEIAHLYDNMENNSTSKVLLIGFGQVAQTEKVREFMHRGKEITMKHIESCRQQLHKEDLPAHPLLDDLVENSTFAPFSDKLMMFHKIDMFSMKIRSYANASSLNERHDIGAMYSKFLLDIGLYVQDGAKIFIDEGWMEQPPQAVDRDSMSSNK, encoded by the coding sequence ATGTCCAAATGTGTAATTAGTTATTATCTCCAGCATGTGAATGACAAGTACATAAAAGAAATCCTGAAAAATGCTCTAACCATCGGTAACGAATTTCTTAAAGACATTAAAACTATATTTGAAAAAGAGCATTTCCCCATTCCTATTGGCTTTACGGAGGATGATGTTAATTTAGGTGCTCCTAGATTATTTGCTGATGAATTTTATCTTCATTATTTAAAATACGTAGCTAAAGCAGGGCTGAGTCTCTACTCCACTGCGATTCCATTAATGCTTAGAAAAGATGTAAGGGATTTTATCTTAAAGTGTAATCAATTAACCACTGATTTGTTAGTAACCCTTAATGATACATTAAAAGAAAAGGGGTATTTAACGAGGCCGCCGGTAATCCTGATTCCAGAAAAGGTTGAATTTGTACAAAAGGAAAGTTATTTTAATGGTTTCTTAGGTCATGTCCGCCCTTTACACGGTCTGGAGATTGCTCATTTATACGATAATATGGAAAATAATTCAACAAGCAAAGTACTATTAATTGGCTTTGGACAGGTAGCGCAAACAGAAAAAGTAAGAGAATTTATGCATCGCGGAAAAGAAATCACCATGAAGCATATTGAATCTTGTAGACAACAGTTACATAAAGAGGATTTGCCTGCACATCCACTTTTGGATGACTTGGTAGAAAACTCAACATTTGCCCCATTCTCAGATAAACTTATGATGTTTCATAAAATTGATATGTTCAGCATGAAAATCAGATCCTATGCGAATGCTTCATCCCTTAACGAGCGGCATGATATTGGAGCTATGTACAGCAAATTTTTATTGGATATAGGGCTTTATGTACAAGATGGTGCCAAGATATTTATTGATGAAGGATGGATGGAACAACCGCCTCAAGCAGTTGACCGAGATTCCATGTCTTCGAATAAATAA
- a CDS encoding DNA-3-methyladenine glycosylase gives MIQTWVINDDELKLSLPEEFNFKENINYLARNSNECLFHIKNNRVYKAIPIGAETLIIEVSSEDGDHLIIRFLGESMQTTTVIHAEVVRYVREWFDLDRDISPFYSMAKEDPLLGPAVDSFYGLRIIGIPDLFEALCWGILGQQINLSFAYTLKRRLVEKFGRSVVHDGITYWVFPSPEDITGLQVEELESLRMTKKKSEYLIGVAQLMVEEKLTKEKLLNLSNHKDAEKMLVKIRGIGPWTANYVLMRCLRYPSAFPIDDVGLHNAIKHRLGKELKPTKEEIIKLAVNWTNWESYATFYLWRYLY, from the coding sequence GTGATTCAGACATGGGTAATTAACGACGATGAATTAAAATTGTCTTTACCAGAAGAATTCAACTTTAAAGAAAATATAAATTATCTAGCGAGAAATAGTAACGAGTGTCTTTTTCATATCAAAAATAACCGTGTTTACAAGGCAATTCCAATTGGAGCAGAAACACTAATTATTGAAGTTAGTTCTGAAGATGGTGACCATTTAATCATTCGATTCTTGGGTGAGAGTATGCAGACTACCACAGTAATTCATGCAGAAGTCGTCCGTTATGTTAGAGAGTGGTTTGATTTAGACCGAGATATAAGTCCTTTTTATTCCATGGCTAAGGAGGACCCCCTACTTGGTCCAGCTGTTGATTCCTTTTATGGCCTGCGGATTATTGGAATTCCTGATTTATTTGAGGCCCTTTGCTGGGGCATCCTGGGGCAGCAAATTAATTTATCTTTTGCCTACACATTAAAAAGACGTTTAGTCGAAAAATTTGGTAGAAGTGTTGTGCATGACGGTATCACCTATTGGGTGTTCCCCTCACCGGAGGATATTACTGGATTACAAGTTGAGGAATTAGAAAGTTTGCGCATGACAAAAAAGAAATCCGAATATCTCATTGGGGTTGCTCAACTTATGGTTGAAGAAAAATTAACAAAAGAAAAGTTATTAAATTTAAGTAATCATAAGGATGCCGAGAAAATGTTAGTCAAAATCCGAGGTATTGGTCCGTGGACGGCTAATTATGTTTTAATGCGTTGTCTAAGATACCCCTCTGCCTTTCCTATTGATGATGTAGGTCTGCACAATGCGATTAAACATCGACTAGGAAAAGAACTAAAACCCACCAAAGAAGAAATCATAAAACTAGCAGTAAATTGGACGAATTGGGAGTCTTACGCAACATTCTATTTGTGGAGGTACCTTTACTAA